GggaagcggccgtctccccagcgctcgatctccggtaggcctcagGGCTCTCTTGTGGGTTCCCAGTGTGGTAGAGTCTTGTATTTGGTGTCGGGCGATTCTCCCGGGTGGCCCCGACATGATTTCTCATCTCAGTTGGGCGACTGTGCCGTGTTTTTGGGGTTTACCCCCTCGAAGTTCAGTAAGTAGCAGGAGCTGAAGTGAGACACAGCTGCTCAGCCtgagtgccaggctccgcccccgggactcttgttttatgtatttttacagtTGATCCCTATGTGTAATATAGGGGTATATTaactaagcgctgatactgttttttttttttatttatgtcatatatgatgttttaaaacttgggaaggtttttaAAGTATTTAGCAGCTGTATGTATTAATTCTTTCTTGTGGATGAATTTTATTTGGAGCATTTGCTGAGAAAATCCACTATACTATAGATATCCACTTGCGCTCTCTATAAacttgctttttttaaattttacattaaAAACCATTTAATTCCCTTGgtcccttaaagaaacactccaagaacaataaccactacagaatgctgtagttgttatggtgtccgcAGTGTGCTATTCCCCCCACCATTGAAAGTAGTcaatttagaacagtttgacttcttacttggggtctgGTTGGAGTCACTCACTGTCTTCAATACTGGCAATGGAGAACTGTAAGCTTCTAAGCAGATGCTTATGTTAGCTCTCTTAAACTTAACCCAATTGAGTTATCTGTTGCTGTCATTTGGTGAGTTAAGCCCTGCACCACCGGACAAAAAGCTTCTGTCTCTTTCTGAAGTAGTGCTGGTGCATTGCAAATCCCAGGCAAGTATATATTATTCTAAAGTGTATACAGATCTATGTAGTCATTGACCTGATGGCATTGATCTGTTTGTTCTGGCCATTACTCTCCTGTTAAATTTTGATTTTGCAATTCTCCTTAACCTCTGTCGGACACTGTGATGGGACTACAAATACAATTACCCAATGGGGGTGATTGAAAGATCAAAGAATTGTTTGCACTCCCAGTATTTAAATAAACACCATTTAATGTTAGCAAGTAAGTGTTTTTTAGTCTGTTAATTATAGCAGTGTACATTTTAGTATAATTGTAATTCTATCCTTAAAAACTAGTTTGTGAATATTTGATGTGATGACTTTCATGAAGACACATGTttctttgtaattctttatttttgtagtgcatacggTTGTAACAAATGCttaagaggtaccccaaaggcattcctctagcGTGATTTACACAGTTAAAACATAAGGGTAAACATTAGAACttgcaaatttattttttttggtaagGAAATATACAGTATTGGTTTACGTTGTTTAGGTTCAAAAAAAGCAGATTATATTGTGATAAGCTGTTTTAACATTATAGCTGTAACATTATAGCTTCATCTGTACGTGTACAACTATGCTGTATACATGCTTGGTCAGAGTGTGGATTATGTTAGTATCACACGTTTTATAGGGATTTACAGTGTTAGGCTGATGCTGTGGATGTCTATATCTGTATCATGAAGTGAGGCGCTTACGCATTTCTTTGCTGGTGATCTGGCTTATACTTCCACGTTTGTAAAAAACAGTGGACTATGCAGGCGTGTAACCTCAACGAAGGAGTTTTATGCTGgttaagtgtctgtgtgagtTCCTGATCTATCTGTAGTGCGAGTTATGCTAGGCTTACAGGTGATACACAACATTGCTAACAGGTGTATTCATAGTGGGTATGAAATTCAACATGGCATTTCAACATGGATATAAACTAGAGTGTGGGCTCGCTCGGCCAAAGTTGTCAATTACGCTTCTTACAGGGAGGTGATGCTGAATAATAGCACGACCCCCAGGCCAAGAAAGTCCCGCTCTCATTAAGTCGGTAGGTATGAGTGTATGCCCCCAAGGTCGTGAGTTCCTGCTATAGCTTTGGGCACTGTTTTAGTGTCAATTATTGTCGGGTCGtcccttgacatggcaggtagtCGGTATCCGGTAGGCATGCTGTTCCCCACTCGGGGATTGTTCACCCTACTCCCTGTTTGGGCATTGCGTCAAAGCGGCTAGTAAGTCCTCCATGGGGAGATCTGTATTGTCTCGTGCATGAGGTGCCCCTTGGCTCACCAGTCGCCACTCGATGTCCTGTAAGCGGTTGCCTCCCCCCTCTTGGAGTTGTGGTCACCCGTGGAGGTATGTTGTGCCCAGGTGCTGCTCCCAGTTGGGTTAGCGAGTTATAGCTGTTGCTGGTTTGGTGCAGCCTGGTAATCCCATATGCTGTTGCACGGCGCTCGGTGGTTAGCCGGTCAGGCTTGCTGTGCTCTGGGATGCTACTGGGGCTTTGGGGTTGGCCGGCGTGCTTCTTGCTGCTTGTGTGGGTGCAGAGCCGTGCGCCCGGGTTGGCACGGTCATCCTCCCGCCTAGTCACTTGCCGGTGCTTGCATGGGTGGGTGCCCGCCTGGAATACCTGTAGTGGGGTACTATAGTGGCGTCTGCTGGTCGTCGGTCGGATCCACCCGGCCACTGCCCATGCTGCTTGAAGGTTGGGCATACCCCTGCTGCACTGCAGTTCATACATGGCTGAGCATAGTCGGTCGAGGGCCTCTAGGAAGAAATGCTGCGTGTGGCTACTCGTGGCTCCCCTCTGTGAGCTGCGAcgggcagccatcttggacacGCTCCGCCTAACTCGTAAGTCTTTTGAGTTTCTTTGCTGTTTGGTGCCAGGGTATAGGCTaaggaggaccgggataacccccgccggtccagagggggggggaacagggctgtgtTGCAAacttgggagggcactaggtcgcacagagcgggggatcggccgcctcacccgtccgGCGATACTGCTAGGCCGCACTCCCAACACCCTCGATGAACGCTCCTCGTATCCGCGGGCGGCAGACCCGGGGCACTTCGGCTGGTACCCAAGGTGGGTAAGTCCTCGTTTAGGTGCGTTTGTGGgtcctggctggctggcgggcaagTTAACAGGCGATTTGGGTagattgagctcggagctcacacgaggcacgtccagccgccatggaATCCAGGCCCCGCCCCTGAAGGCacatgtttctattttgagaacattgCTGTCCTGTCACTGAACTCTCCTGGGAAATGTTAACTCTCACTGTACTTCGGAACATTTAACACTCACAACCAGAATGAAGTATACTTCAATTATAAATCTGGATAAAGTGCTAACTGGTAATAAAAAAAACCAATTACATTTTAGGAGAAATGCTAGTACAAATACTCCATTAGCAACATGGTAGCAGGGCACGGGTTAATACTGGATCAGGTGGATGGATGGGAAACTATTCTTTAACCACTTAAATAGTTACACCAACCCCTAATAACACTTATGCTTttagaagtggccatggtggtagaagtctgtatgtgcagcatttctgatTGAAAATGCTGCGCATACTGAGAGCTGTTTGCACTTTTGTGCCGGAGGTTATTTACACCCCAAGCACACTCGACTTAGGCAACCTGGAACTCTGTTTAAAGCTGcccaatatcaattctgtgcaacaaATCCATCATGAGCACACACTACATGCTAGCAACAGATAGTATTTAAGTCTTTATTTGCAGGCAGTGCTGGACACGATAAAAATCCTTTCAACCAGCCTCCTGTCCTCAGTGATAGGGTGGAGGGCAGGCTTTAGTAGCAAAAGAGCTATCAGCTCATCACGCTGCTCCTAaacatgaatgttttttttttatgagaagcatttgattggaccaagaACAAGAAGATTCGGATTTGGCGTGAAGGCAGATTGTTGTGGACTATACCCATTGCTGGATTTCAAGTGTTATCTTCTTACTTTACATATCACCCCATCTCTAAGCACTTACTCCAGAGCCTAAAAATCCATCTCAAACAGAAAACACTCAGCAGGACAACTTAAATATGATAATCATCATACACAGTGCAGTTCAGGATCAAAATACCAGACAGGTCCTCTCTGCCTAAGAGAAATAACACTCCCAGATGATCAGTTCGGCCATGGACCTGGTCAGTGAATTGATTGATACTGCTCTGGAACAATATAGAAGGATACACTTCTGCCTAACACTATTGTCTTAGGCCAGGAGTGCCCAATACGTAGATCCCCAcatattgtagaactacaactcctatgatgctttgtatGCCTCTAGACTTGCAACGCTTCATGGGAActctagttttaaaacatctggagagctacCTTTTGGGCCTTAcaccagtggtaggcaaccttcagcacagtGCTTTCCATCGTGCAAGCTATATGCAAAATGCAATATTACATAGTCAACATGATTATCATATTTTGGGCATGTTCATAGGCAAATAGATAGTTTAAGGGTCAAAACCTGGGTTTGTCGTATGGTGTAGCAGAAAAGATTGAGCTATATGATTAAGATAAAATGCAAGTTTTAATTGCAGGGCTtagacagcctctagtgactgtctaatagacagccaccagaggtgctgCATGTTGTCTCACAGTGAAATAATGCTAGATGTCCTCACCCTTTGAATAAGGACATCCAGAATCTTGgaaaaccctataggaaagcagtgattCAATACTTTTGTATGGGAGTAGGCCTAATGCACGCATGGTTATTGCTGGGCACATGCATTAGGTTCCCCTTTGCCTTGATGTCAGAGAAGGCAGACACTAAGCCAGCTCTGAGGGAATTTGGCATTGTAAATGGTGTTTTAAAGGGGTTTTTAACCATTCAATTGGAatagggcagagggacactagtgttaggaatacagctttgtattcctaacactgaaagtgttcttttaaaataaattaaagagaaaACCAATGTTAAAGAGTTAGATTATTTTTAATATGACTGTTCCTCTTTACTAACCAAATTAAACATTGCATTTAGAGAAATGacatgcaaatacaaaaaaaaaaaaaaagacagtatgCGAGGCAAAtgtaaaccaaaaataaagaatgcctGTCATCAAGTGAATGTCACCACAGCCATGGTTCTGCGTGAAGAGCATATAGTATAAGTGGCTCCATGCAAAAAGGCATGTTTGCTTCTGAGAGaaaagtgtaatatatatatatatatatatacacacacacacacacacatcagtgcCTACAAGCCTGGCTTTAAAAGGTTAAGCGCCACTGCTAGCCTGGAGGCATCATAGAACATACAGGAAGAATGAATTAGAACTCATAAGAAACATTTTCACTTGCCTTTGGCTGTTGGAAATTGTAAACCATGTCATATGATCTTAAAGACTGGCATGggaaattttttaattttttttttaaattaaataaaaaatagcagaCACTGAGCAACATGCATCAGCCATGCTGACCGAATTTACCTGCTGGTTCCAGGATTTGTCCAGACTGGTCATGTTTTACAGCAATCCTGACTTACTTAGGGGGCAGAATACTTCTTTGGTTACAATGTTTAGGGCGAGAATAGTGTAATGTAATAAAACCTACTTGTACACAAAGAAGAACATTTGAAGATTGcgccttctttaaaataattcacaagtgaagtaataaaaaatacaaaacacctaaaaaacaaaaaacaattaaatgtttttaataatgatatgtataaataaatcctGTAGATATCACCAATTTGAAGACAGAAAACAGCAACTGCTATCTTTAGAGGAACAAGTAAAAGATTTGCAACTAAGTCAGTTGTGCGGTAGCAatttcttaataaaattaaggTATATTAAGAAAAGGGTGGTATTGCTGCTCCGAAATCACAGttgaaatgaataaaatattacagcGAACACTTAATACTCGCTGATTAATTTAGGTTAAAAAGTGTATAAGGCCACAAATTAAGAGCACTTGTATAGACATAATCTTTCAGTATGAGGTTTCTTGCAAAAACAGTTTGAAACCTACTGAAAGGAAGCAGATTAGCCTGCATTGCTTGTTACGCAAACAAGCAGTAACGAAATATGTGGGGAAAATAACTGGAGCAATCACGAACAAGGAACCTTGCAAAACTCTGCTCTTTGCAGCTACAAAACAGATATtgcacacattttaaaaatgtataacagTAGTGATGCTGACTCTCAGGGGTCACAATCAAAAATCACACCCAAGTAGCTATACAGACTTGAAATGGAACAtagtcattaaaaatatataaatatcttttttttttttttttaaatccatgtaTATTGACATTGTTCAGAAAATCCTTTGCTCACTTTCCCACTACCCCTTTTTAAAAGTGAGCAATGGGACTGATAATTTGGACCTAGGTGCACAACCATCCTTTACTTTCCAAAATCATGTCGCCTTTGTGCCGGCAGCATTTTCTATTTGATGTTTTAAAAAGTAATGGACAGTTGAAAATAGTGAACACTGGGTCAGGCAGCCAACAATCCAAACAAAAAAATGCCATCAGTCAAAAGGGGTGAGTGAAAAGGAAGACAAGGGATTTCTTCGAAAAAGGTCAATATACATGAATTGAAAAATAATGAGATCGCATGACAgagacattaaataaaataaaagtgatgAGGACAGTTCCTCTTACAGCTTGATCCACATGGATAGTTTATTAAACCAGTGGTACCCGTCTGCTGGCACACCACCAGCTTAAAGACAGAAGCAGAAATGCACCCAGTCTGCCATATTCATGATATGCTAAACATACTTCCTTCAATTAAAATCAAGTGTACATAAACAATGAGCTTCATATTATttctaattaaattaaaaatattctctaCTTTATACAAGTGAGATTTTCCTTTTAACCATCAGGTTACCACCACTGTCCCATTTGTATTCAACATCTCCTGCCTTAGAATAAAGTGTTTCTCCAACAAAAACccacacaaatattatatatatatatatatatatatatatatatatatatatatataaatatataaaaccaagagggctgcagtcacctgaacatgcatacattatagggtgctgctggggccaaaatatacaaaatacagaatccagcgcactcttattcactaaacaatgatttcaaatcttagcgattgtattagttttatttaaaaacacctcacctaggcaaaaaataatggggggtttagttacataatatgatcatatattgtataagcctgccacaatgtcaatgtatcccattcttggcaggtcctaatctagcagcctaatgcttgctcttctgaaattaatccacttacttgggaaatacttccttactgggactctctgcaaggaccctatttagccttgacttgcagagagtcccagtaaggaagtatttcctaAGTAAgtggatatatagatatatatattttctctatacaagtgtgggagggagggtgggcaggcagacaactgcttGCCCTTGCAGACTCTGAAGACATATgtaatttatgcacagaattgaccttGAGTAGCTCGGTACAGAGTTCAGGGCTGCCCAAGTCAGAAGAACTGTGGGTGCAACTtgatgggcagactagatgggccgaatggttcttatctgccgtcacattctatgtttctatgtgaagtgtttcaagctgaaacactgcatatttggactccaaccaccatgaccacttcaaaaaaatCAATAGTGGTCATTGTggctgaagtaaccctttaagaggACGACAGTCAAACCTGGGGTGTCTGATCCAGGACCTTCAGATTTTAAAATATCCTGAAAAGCTGAAGGGTTAATTTTGTACAAACGTACAACCCAATGTTATACAAACTTCCCATAAGCTGAATGCTtagctattttatatttttccccaCTAGTTGTCACCAGCAAGGTTTCAAGAATAGGTATCCAATTATCATGTGCTGCATTCTCCTCCCTACTTAATTTGTTTGTACATCCAACATGGCACTAGGGGTATGATAAAAATATActgggttatttaataaagttagAAGTCAAGGAAAATTCaagctgaatttcaaatttaagtccaaactgaaagcatagttgacaTAAAGCTTGgctttttttaccttaaatttgaatttaccttgaatgctctctttagtaaataaccctgatagacataaagcattgagtttagtttttttggtgggaggaatggggggtgggggagaggagggaggatGAGGGAAACAATGTAATAAATGTCAGTTATAGATATGAGATCTATTCCAAAATAGAAGACTTGACAACAAGTTGAATAGAGAGAATATAGTTCCTTTAAATATTATCATCTTAGATTATGATATTTATTCAATATAATCAAACCATTTTTATGGAATTTCAAACTTCAGGGATTATACTCAAGGTAAAGTGgacattaaaaatttttttttttatatatatatatatatatatatatatatatatttttttttttttttgtttaagggGGTTTATAAACAGATATCCCACCTCAGTAGCCAAGATTCAGCATTGAGCAAATACACCTTCggaatatatttatacacagatacatactcaaaCAAGAATTAGTAGTTGTGTGCGGGTTGTTTTGCGGGGATATTGCACATAAAATATGGATACAGAAACATAATTTATCAAAGCAAAATTGTTAAAGCAATCAGTTTCAGGGAATCTTTGGATGTTCAGTGGAGTTGGCCAGCTGGAGTCACCAGTTAAAGGTCAGAGAATCTTCAGTGGGGGAGTGGTAGATTAAAAGGGTTGAAAAGTAGTCTTTATGTTGGTATGACTTTAGTGGCAAGAAGAATGATGAGAAGGAGAATGATTCCAACCACAATACAAATGATCACGATCATCTTCACATTCTTCCACCAGTACTTTCGTGAAACTTTTTGAGATGTTGTCTTAAAATGCTCTGACTAAAAGAGGAAATACAATTAGACgtgtaaaataaaaagatatacaagaaaaaaatatatcaagtaTACAGATAAAGGAATCAAGACTAGGGTTAGTAGCACACCAAGCACCCCCCTTCATGTAAGGAGACaaattgttttagaatggtttaaatTCTTACCCGGGGTCCATCCGGTACCACTGCCCACCTCCTATACATCTCAGTGAGAGCCTTTTTGCATCTGCTCATCCTTTAGCTCTCCTGAGTAAATCTATGCACTGCATGACTTAGCTCAGAGAAGAGTGCTTCCATCTCACTcagctatagaggtggcaggaaGTAGCacccaggtaagaaatcaaactgtTCCTAAACAGTTTTACTCCTTCGTATGAAAAGGTGCAAGGGCagttttgtagtggttatggtgctctaagtgttcctttaatgttttatgAAGTAGTATGGAGGCAGAATGCAAAGAAAAATTCAGGGACGGGGTGTGTATATGTTTAGGCATACTTACACTGGCTTCCAAGTCCTCAGTTTTATTTCTCAGTTGGTCCAAGTTCTCACCTCGAGCCAGAATTCGATCCACATTTTGGGACATTATGTTCTTTACACCCTCCACCTCACTTTGCAGGTCCCTTACACGGTCACCGCCACCCACAGTGGAGGGCTCCCCCATTTCCTGAAGACAAAACAAGATGGTAAATTAGGAATTCCAAAGACACAGATGGTGACTTTGTATAGAGGAACAATATGACCTAAAGTAACACAAATCATCCTGTCTGCCTGTCAAATGGACCTTAGAATTTGGTTTGAAGTATTCAATCTACATTTTGGGACATTATGTTCTTTACACCCTCCACCTCACTTTGTAGGTCCCTCacactgtttttacatttctgcggtgtgtgtgtttagctgtatgataaaatatgatgaaaaaaacaaaaacaaacaaacacttttaCAAACTTTGACTCCCCAAATCTGTtttgcatctacaaccgccaaaaatccCCAGTGCTAaacagtttctaaattttgtcctgagtttagaaatacccaatgttaacatgttcttacctttttttcgagttatagggcaataagtacaagaagCATTTTgccatttccaaaccattttttttctaaattgtaacactgatatctgtcacgaaacccttcacatgtatatatatttttttaaaatcaagacaacccaaggtattaaacttggggtattttgactcttttcatgcaaccattttaccaccaatctatgccaaatttaaataaataaaaataggtgcTTTTTTTGACACGCATagaaatttaagaatacatgtactgagaactttaagggttactggcaaagaacaccccaatatgcgttcagcaacatctcctgagtaca
This Pelobates fuscus isolate aPelFus1 chromosome 3, aPelFus1.pri, whole genome shotgun sequence DNA region includes the following protein-coding sequences:
- the VAMP8 gene encoding vesicle-associated membrane protein 8 codes for the protein MDRRSEMGEPSTVGGGDRVRDLQSEVEGVKNIMSQNVDRILARGENLDQLRNKTEDLEASSEHFKTTSQKVSRKYWWKNVKMIVIICIVVGIILLLIILLATKVIPT